CGGCGACCGCGACAATCGGCTGCGGCGCCCGGAGGGGAGGCGGCTACAGAATGACGGAACGGAAAGAAGCGAACGGGAAGGGGAAAGAACCCCCCTCGAAGAACGCGGAAACAGCGGATCGGAAGGAGGCGGAGCCTCCTCCGAGCGGAGAGAACGGCGCGGCGAGAACCGGGACCGACCCCCCGCGCGCGGCCGGGAACGCCGCGGACCGAAACGGAGGCGGCGGCGGAGAACCGAGGACCGGGTTGATGCTCGATCCCGCCCTCGACGGGGCGACTCCTCAGGAGACGCCCATGTCCACCGAGACCGCGTCCGCTTCCGAAATCGCGCGGGACCATTCCCTCCCCGTCGAGGAGCGGCTCGAGGCGTTCGAGGACGTCGTCGACTCCGAGGTGGGGGACACCACCCTCACGCGCGCCCGCAACATCGAGCGGGAAACCGGACTCCGGCAGATCTATCTGAAGTTCGAGGGGGGGAATCCGACGGGGACCCAGAAGGACCGGATCGCCTTCGCGCAGGCGATGGACGCCCTCCGGCGAGGCTTCGACGCGGTCACCATGGCGACCTGCGGGAACTACGGCGCCGCGGTGGCGCTCGCCGCCTCGGCGGCCGGAATCCGATGCTTCATCTATATCCCCCGGGACTATCACACGGGACGCATCGTCGAGATGGAGGCGCTCGGCGCCGAGATCCTCCGTGTGGAAGGGGACTACGAGCAGGCGGTGGAGGTCTCCCGGGAGCGGGCGGAGCGCGACGAGATCTACGACGCCAATCCGGGCGGCCCCAACACGGCGCTCCAGCTCAGCGCCTACGGGACGATCGCCCTCGAAATCTACGACGATCTACGCGACGCTCCGGCGGTGGTCGCCATCCCCGTCTCGAACGGGACCACACTCGCCGGCGTCTCGAAGGGTTTTCTCAGCCTCTCCCGGCGCGGAAAGACCTCCCGCGTCCCCCGCCTCGTCGCCGGCTCCACCTTCGGCAAGAACCCGATCGTGCGCGCCTTCGCCCGCAACCTCCCCCAATGCGAGGACCTCTCTCGGGCGCAAATCAAGGAGACCCGGGTGAACGAGCCTCTCGTCAACTGGCACTCCATCGACGGGGACCTGGCGCTCCAGGCGATCCGTAACACCGGCGGTTGGGCTTCCGACGCGAGCGACAAGAACATGACCGCCGTCGCCCGGATGATCCGCGACAAGGAGGGGCTGAACGTGCTCCCCGCGTCCACCGCCGGGTTGATCGCCCTTTTGGAACAGCACAAGAAGAGTCCGCTTCCGAACGACCGCTACGTGGCGGTCCTGACGGGGAAGAAATGAAAGACGCCCGAGAGAACGCCGTCGTCTACTGCAGGAACGCATTCCAAACCACCAATGGAAAGACCGCGCACGGGTTGGTTCGCTTCACGGGGCGCTACCGGGTGACCGGCGTGGTGGACCCTCGCTGGGCCGGGCGCGACGCCGGCGAGGTGCTCGACGGCGCCCCGAACGGGATCCCGATCCACGCCGGCCTGGACGAAGCGGTGGCTGCGGCGCGCGGCGCCGGCCTCCCCCCCGTCCGCATGGTGATCGGTCTCACGCCGGACGGCGGCCGCCTCGACTCCGCCGACCGGGAGGGGGTTCTCCAAGCGATCGCGCTCGGCCTGCACGTCGACTCCGGTCTCCACACCTACCTCTCCGACGACCCGGAGATGCGCGAAGCGGCCTCCCGCCACGGAGTGGAACTCCGCGACATCCGTCGCCCGCCCGACCGGAACAGTCTCCACTTCTTCACGGGAAAGATCGAGGAGGTGGACTCTTTCCGGATCGCCGTTTTGGGAACCGACTCGGCCGTGGGGAAGAGAACCACCGCCTGGAAACTGGTGGAAGCCTTCGAGGCGGCGGGCCGGTCGACGGAAATGATCGGCACCGGGCAGACCGCCTGGCTCCAGGGGGCGCGTTACTCGATCATGCTCGATTCACTCATAAACGACTTTCTCACCGGCGAAATCGAGCACGCCGTCTGGAGCGCCTGGAAGGAACGGCGTCCGGAGATTCTCGTGATCGAAGGGCAGGGGGGAATGCTGAATCCGGCCTATCCCGGAGGTTACGAGATCCTCGCCGCGGCGCGGCCGCACCTGATCGTGCTGCAACACGCGCCCGCGCGCCTCGAATACGACGGCTTCCCCGGCTATCCGATCCAACCGCTCGCCCGCCAGATCGAGGCGGTGGAGATCGTCGGCGGCCGCCCCGTGGCGGCGATCGCCGTGAATCATGAAAACATGGACCCGGAATCGGTGCCGGCGATGTGCGAAGCCATCGCCCGGGTGACGGGCCTCCCGGCCTTCGACGTGCTCCTCCAGGGGGCGGGGGGAATGGCCGCGGCCCTTCTCGGCCGCCTGGACCACCCCGGCGCGCGGGGCGAAGGGAGGGGAAAATGAGCGACGGCGCGAAAGGAAAGAAGAGCGGACCGGACGCCGGCGGGAAGGACCCTCTGGCCGTTCTCCGCGCTTTCGATCGCCTCGAGGTCGGGCCGGTCCGCGTCGAGCCGGACCGGATCGTCGCCCCCTACACGGTCTTCGGGCCGAGAGGGGAGGACCGTTTCGATTTCATCTACCGTTTCGAGGAGAGGGTCCTCGATCCCCGTTCCCCGGCGGACCGCAATCTCGCCGCCGTCGCCGCAGCGCAAACGGCGCTCAACTACGGCCTCTTTTGCGACTCCCTCGTGTTCCACGGCCCCTTCGACCGGGCGGACCGCCGCTTCCTTCGGGACATGGCGGAGAACACGGCGCGGGAAATTTACGTCAAAAAATTCCTCGAGCCGAATCCATTCCTCGTAGGCGACGCGCGGGAACTCCCCGCCGTCCGCCGGGAAAACTACCTCCGCGCATCCCTCCTCTTTCCCGAAGCCGAGGAGGGAAAGTTCGACTGGGGAACCGGCGGCTGCGACCGGAACCGCTGCGTGATTCTCTCCAGCGGCGGCAAGGACAGCCTGCTCACTTTCGGGCTGCTGAACGAGATGGGCTACGAGGTCCACCCGGTCTTCGGGAACGAATCGGGGCGGCACTGGCTGACGGCCCTGAACGCCCATCGCTACTTCCGGGAGAATGTTCCCCACACCGCGCGGGTTTGGATGAACTCGGACCGCGTCTTCGCCCGCATGCTCCGCCACCTCCCCTTCGTGCGGCCCGATTTCGCCGAACTCCGATCCGACGAATACCCGATCCGACTCTGGACCGTGGCGGTCTTCCTTTTCGGCGTTCTCCCCGTCGCCCGCCGGCGCGGCGCCGGCCGCGTCCTGATCGGCGACGAGTACGACACCACCGAACGGACGAGCCACAAGGGGATCACGCACTACGACGGCCTCTTCGACCAGTCCCGCTTCTTCGACAACGCCCTCTCCCGTTACTACGCGCGGAAGGGTTTGGCGACGAGCCAGTTCTCGCTGGTCCGGAACCTCTCGGAGCTTCTGATCGAAAAGACTCTCGTCGCGCGCTACCCCCGCCTCTTCGAGCAACAGGTTTCCTGCCACGCCGCGCACAAGGACGGCGAACGGGTGCGCCCCTGCGGGAAGTGCGAAAAGTGCCGGCGCATCGTCGGCATGCTCCTCGCCTTCGACGCCGACCCCGGCCGGATCGGCTACACGCCGGAGCAGGTGGAGCATTGCCGTGAAGACCTCGCCCGCCACGGGATCCACCAGGAAGAGGCGGGCGCGGAGCACCTCTTCTGGATGCTCGACCGGAAAGGCGCGATCGCCTTCGACGAAGAGCGGCGGCGGAAGCTGCGGGCGCGCCCCGAGGTTCTCAAGCTCCGCTTCGACCCGGTCCGCGCGCCGATGGAGGGAATCCCGGCGGAGATGCGCCGCCCCCTCTACCGCATCATGGCCGACCACGCCGACGGCGCGGCCCGGCGCAAGGGGCGGGAGTGGGTCGACTTCGATCCTCTTCGGGACGAGGCGCTTCAGCGCCCCTTTTTCTTCGAGAGGCGCCCCGCCTCCCGCGGGGAGAAGGGCGACGAGGCCGCCGACGCGCGCATCCTTCTCGGCGAACTCACCTGGCCGGAGGCGCGGGACCGTTTCCGTGAGATGGACCTGGCGCTCCTCCCGGTCGGCGCCATCGAGCAACACGGCCCCCACCTTCCCCTCGACACGGACGCCTTCGACGCGGACTACCTCGCGAAAGAGGTGGCGCGGCGCTGCGGGGATCCCAAACCGGTGGTGCTTCCTCTGATCCCCTATGGCGTCAGCTATCATCACAACGATTTCAGCGGCACCGTGAGCATCGGAAACGAAACCCTTTCCCGGCTCGTCTACGAAATCGGCATGAGCGTCGCCGCGAACGGCGTCACCAAGCTTCTCGTCATCAACGGCCACGGCGGCAACGCGCCGGCGCTGAACTTCGCCGCGCAGATGATCAACCGGGACGCGCGGATCTTCGTCGGCGTGGACAGCGGCGAGACGAGCGACGTGGACCTGGACGCCATGACCGAAACGCCCAACGACGTCCACGCCGGCGAGGTGGAGACGAGCACCAGCCTCGCCAACCGGCCCGAGCTGGTCCGCATGGAACTCGCCGAGAAACTCGTTCCCCGTTTCTCCAGCCGCTACCTGAACTTCACGTCCAAACGGGGAGTATCCTGGTACGCCTTCACCCACCGGATCTCGCCGAGCGGCGTCATGGGGGACCCGACGGTGGCGAGCGCCGAAAAAGGGCGGAAGATGTGGGACGTGATGATCGCCAACCTCGTCGAACTGGTGGAGGATCTCAAGGAGATGACCCTCGACGAGATCTATGAAAGGCGCTACTGATCGTGAAGATCACCAAGGTTGAGATCCATACTGTTTCGATGCCTCTCGCCGAGCCCTACACGATCGCCTACGAGCGGGTGGAAACGGCGGTCAACGTCTTTCTCCGCCTGGAGACGAACCGGGGAACGATCGGTTACGGTTGCGCCGCGCCGGACCTCCCCGTCACCGGGGAGACTCCCGACACGGTCGCGGCGTTCCTGGACGGTCCGGCTCGGGAAGAACTCCTCGGAACCGATCCTCTCCGCACCGCCCGCCTGATCGAGCGTCTCCGCCCCCACCTTCCCGCGAACCCTTCCGCCCTCGCCGCGGTGGACATGGCCCTTCACGACATCCTGGGAAAGACGGCGGGGCTCCCCGTCTGGAAACTGCTCGGAGGTTTCCGCCGCTCCTTCATGACCAGCGTCACCATCGGCATCCTCCCCGCGGGCGAAACGGTCGAACGGGCCCTCGACCTCGCCGGGCGCGGATTTCGATGCCTCAAGATCAAGGGGGGGAGCGATCTCGATGAGGACATCGACCGTATTCTCCGGGTGCGCGAAGCGGTGGGTCCCAAAATGGAGCTCCGTTTCGACGCCAACCAGGGTTACACGGTGGAGCAGACCGTCCGTTTCGTCGACGCGACCCGCTCCGCCAAATTGGAGCTGATCGAACAGCCGACACCGAAGGGGGAGCCGGATCTCCTGGGCCGGGTGACCCGCGAGGTCCACCTGCCGATCATGGCGGACGAGAGCCTGAACACGCTCCGGGACGCCTTCCGGCTCGCCCGGCGCGACTTGGTGGACATGGTGAACGTCAAGCTGATGAAGGTGGGCGGGATCGCCGAGGCGATGCTCATCAACGGCGTCTCCCGCTCCGCCGGCCTGGAGCTGATGGTGGGCTGCATGGACGAGGCCGCCTTGGGAATCGCCGCCGGCCTCCACTTCGCCCTCTCTCGGCCGAACGTGGCCTACTGCGACCTGGACGGACATCTCGACCTTCAGGGCGACCCGACCGACGGCGCGGTGATCCTGAAGGACGGCGTTCTACGCCCGACCGGCCGCCCCGGCCTCGGCTTCGACCCGCCCGGCTAAGAAGCCGATTCCCCCCGCGCGAGCGCCCTCCGCGTCCCTCCTTTTCTTCCGGGCATCCCTCTCCCCGATGGGGTATTCTATTCCCGGCTATCGCCGGTACCCGGCGACGGAAACACAAAAAGTCAACCGAGGAGGAAATCCAAATGCATCACTCCTTAAAATGCGCCGTTCTGATCTGCGCCTTGTTCATCGTCTCCCTTTCTCTCACCGTGGGCTGCGGAGGCAAGGACGCGGACGAAAGGGCGGCGGAGAAGGTCGCGGAGAAGATTCTGGAAAAGGCGGGGGACGGCAAGGCGGACGTGGACATCAAGGACGGCCGGGTCTCCGTGAAGGGGGAGGATTTCGAGGTGGAGGCCGGCGAGGCCTCCACCTGGCCGGAAGACCTGCCCATCGAGATCCCCCGGTTCACCTACGGTAAGGTGGTCGGCGTCTCCCGTATGTCGACCCCCGACCAAAAGGGATGGAAGTGCGACATCCACTTCAAGGAACTCGACTCCGAGGCGGCGGTCCGGTACAAAGCGGACCTCGAGAAATCGGGTTGGGAGATTCAGGCGCTGAACCAGAGCGTGCAAGGCGGCATGCTGATGGCCGGCAAGGGAGAGAAGGACCGCCTCGTCTTCATGTACGACGGCGAGAAACACGAAGGAACCGTGATGGTGATATCCGAATAGAGAAGCGCGGATGATGCAAAACGGGAACCGGATCCCCGTCGGGGGATCCGGTTCTTTTTTACCAGTCGAGGATCAGGTTGGTGGTCGTTCCCTGGATCCCCTCGATCCCCCGGACCTTGCTCACCACGAGGTCGAGGATGGAATCGACCGAATCCCCCTCGACGAGACAGATGATGTCCTGCTCGCCGGCGGTGATGTCGACGCTGAGAACCTCCGGAACCTCACGGAGGCGATTTCGCACTTCCACCTCGCGCCCGATGTCGGTATTGATCCGCAGATAAGCCCTGGCCATCGGTCCCCCTCCTTCCGGGATGTTCCCACGGGCCCGCCCGGTCCCGTTCCGGCCCGGACCGCCGTCCCCTAGTAAAACACGATCTGGCGCAGAGACTGCAGCTCGTCGCCGGTCAGGTCGAACGAGCCTCCTTCCCGTAACTCTCCACCGATGGCGTTGATCCGGACGATGAACTCCACCCGCTCATTATCCGTCTTCTTCAGCTCCGTGCGGAACGTGTAATCCAGATCCTTGTCTTCGATCATGTCGAACCGGTGGGGAACGGCGCGCGCCTCGGCGGGGGCGATCCGATCGACCACACGCAGGCGGTCGATGAACCGGATCTTGATCTCGAAACGGGTGTTGTTCACGAAACCGACGAGGGCGTCTGAGGCGCCGAAGCCCTGGCCTGTGTTGAAACGGACGTTGCGCACGTCGTAGGTGTCCAGGCCGGTGTAGACGGTGGCGTTTTTGTGCAGGCCCAGGGTTTCGTGGAAGAGAGACTCCTCGCGGATCGCTTCCTCGTTCTCCGCCTCCGTCGTCGAAGAGGCCCCCGCTTCTCCGCCGGAGTCGAGGGGGGGAAGGGTCGCGCCGCATCCCATGGAGAGCAGGCACGCCAACCAAAAGAGAAGCAGCGGAATCCGGACCCGATCAAGGGATCGCACGATCTACCTCCTGTCACCGGTGACCTTTTCTTGAAACGGTTCGTCGCGCCCAGTGTAAGGAGGAATCTCGCGGGTCGTCAAGGAATACCGATCCGGCGCCCGCCGGCGGCTCGCGGGTCGATCGCGGCGGGCGCCGAAAGGGAGGCCGGGCTCAACGGGCGCCCGCCCTTTCCCTCTCCAGAAGCTCGCTCACCACATGGAGGAGATCGTCCCGGTCGACCGGCTTAATGAAAACGCTGTCCGCGCCGAGGCGGCCGGCGAGATCGAGGTAGTCCTCCGGCCCGAGCCTTCCTCCTCCCGAGATCGCAATAATGGGAACGCGGGGATAGTCGCGGCGAAGCGTGGCGATCACCTCGAGCCCCTCCTTCTCGGGCATGATGATGTCCGTCACCACGAGGTCGGGCGTCCTCTCGGCGATGCGTTCGAACCCCTTCGCGCCATTCTCCGCATCGTCCACTTCGTATCCGGCCTCTTCCAGGATCATCCGGAGCATCATTCGCACCTGATGGTCGTCTTCAATCACCAGTATTCGCGGCACCGGTTCCTACCTCCACTTTCTCGTTGCTGTCGAGTGCTTCGCGTATTGCTCCCGCAAGCTCTTTCTTCTCCACGGGCTTCTTGATGAGCCGACGAATGCCGGCTGCGGCCCCTTCCCCCTCCCGCAGGTCGACTGTCTTACCCGTGCAGAGAAGCACGGGAAGATCGGGGCGGATCCGCGTGACCTCGCGCGCCAGATCGAGTCCGCTCATCTCCGGCATGACCCAATCGGTGATCATCAGGTCGAAGGCGCCCGGTTCGACGCGGAAACGCTCCAGCGCTCCCTTTCCCGACGTGAAAGCCTCGATGCGATACCCGAGCCCCTCGATCATCATTTTTCCCAGATCGCACACCGGTTCATCGTCGTCCACGTAAAGGATCCTCTCCCCCCTCCCCCCCTCGATCCGGTGAGAGGGAGTCTCATCGATCTTCCCGGCGACCCGCGGCTTCTTTTCTCCGCCCGCCCCCGCCACGGGGAGATACACGGTCGCCGTCGTACCCACGCCCGGCTTGCTCTCCAGGCGGATGTCGCCGCCGTGGGCGTGGACGATTCCATGCACCGCCGCGAGCCCGAGACCGGTCCCCTCTCCGACCTCTTTTGTCGTAAAGTAAGGTTCGAAAACGCGCCGGAGAGTTTTCTCGCTCATTCCTCTTCCCGTGTCCCGGACCGTGAGCCGCGCGTAACGACCCGGCGCGAGACCCGCGGCGCCCTCCTCTCCCGCGGCAACGGCCGTCTCCCGCAGCTCCACCGTCAGCGTTCCATCCTTCCCGCTCATGGCGTGAAAGGAGTTGGCGCAGAGGTTCATCACCACCTGATGGATCCGCGTCGATTCGGTGCGGACCGCCATGCATTTCTCGTCGATCCTCTCCCGGATCGTCACCCCCGGAGGCGTCGACCCCCGGAGCAGCTTGAGCGCCTCGTGGATCACCGGCTGGATGCGGAGCGGCCTCAAGTCCGGGTCGTCCTTCCGGCTGAAGGCGAGAATCTGGCGGACAAGATCCGACGCCCGTCGTCCCCCCTCGCGGACCTGTTCGAGGCAGACCCGGACCTTCCCTTCCCCCGGCGTTTCGTCCAGCGCCATTTCTGTGAAACCGAGCATCGCGTAGAGCAGGTTGTTGAAATCGTGGGCGATTCCCCCGGCGAGGGTGCCGATCGCCTCCATCTTCTGACCCTGTCGGATGCGTGCTTGGATCTCCACTTCTCGGGTCACGTCCCTCTTGACCGCCACGTAGTTGATGATCCCGCCTTCGCCGTCCCGGATGGGCGAGATCGTCGCATCGGTGTGATAGAGGACGCCGTCCTTTCGCCGGTTGACGATCCTCCCCCGCCAGACTCGGCCCCGGGTAATGGTCCCCCAGAGGTCGCGATAAAACGCCTCGTCCTGCTCGCCGCTCTTCAGTATGCGGGAGTGGCGGCCCACCGCCTCCTCACGGGAATAACCGCTCAGCATTTCGAAGGCGTGATTGATGTACTGAATGGTCCCTTCCGGATCGGTGATCATCACCGACTCGCCGAGACTCTCCACGGCGGTGGAGAGGCGAACCCGATCCTCCTCGTTCCTCCGCATATCGGTGATGTCGGTGGCGATGACCAGCGCCGCCGTCACGCGCCCCCGTGCGTCCCGGTAGGGGTGGACGGTGCTGTCGAACCAGCGCCATTCACCGTTGATCAGGCTTTGGTGTCGCTTCCGGAGCTCCCGCCCCGATTCGATCACGGCGCGCACGTCGCTCATCTGCGCTTGCGCCACCTCGGGCGGAAACAGTTCCTCCATCCGCCGGCCCATAAGACCGTCCGTTTCCATTCCGAAGCTCGCCGCCGCCACGTCGTTGACGAAGAGGATCTTTCCGTCTCCGTCGACGACGATGATTGCGGCGCCGACGTTTTCCACCAACAGGCGATACTTCTCCTCGCTCCCCCGAAGGGCGTTCTCCGTCCGGATCCGCTCGCTCACGTCGAGGAAGACGATCTGCGAAGCCCTTTTCCCCTCGAACTCGATCCCCGTGCCCGCCACGTCCGCGTCGAACTCGGTTCCGTCGAAGTGCCGGAACCGCACGCGGAGCAACGGGACCTCGACCCCTTCCCGGTAGATCTGATCCACGCGCTTGCGGGCGACCTCCCAACTGGACGGCGCCACCATGTCCCAAATCGAGAAGCCGATCAGCTCCTCCGGATCCGCGCCGAGGGCTTTCGCAGCCGCGGGATTCACGAACACCACCTTCTCCTCGGCGTGGATCAGAATCGGGATGGGCGAGTGGTCCACCAGGTTGCGATAGCGGCTCTCGCTCTTCAGTATCGCTTCCTCCGACCGCTTCTCGATGGTGATGTCCCTGTGGGTGCCGGTCATGCGGATCGGCCGGCCCGTCTCGTCCCTTTCGGTGATCTCCCCCTGATTCCGAATCCATCGATACGTTCCTTCCCCGTACCGATAGCGCATCTCCACTACATAAACCTCGTTCCGTCCTTCCAGGTAATCCCGCACGGTCAGGGAGACTTCCCGCCGGTCCTCCGGGTGGATCCTCTCCCACCACTCGGCGACTCGCATCCGCATTTCCCGGATCGGCTCGTCTCCTCCGGGAGCGACCACGGTCGTGTACACGATCTCGCCGGTATCGAGATGCCAGTCCCAAATTCCGATACGGTCCCCCCTGAGCGCGAGGGAGAGTCTTTCCTGGGTTTCCCGCAAAATCCGATTTGCTTCGCGTTCCTCGGTGACGTCGTGGGAGATGCCGCAGATGCCCGCCACATCCCCCGCCTCGTTTCGAATGGGAGCCTTCACGATATGGAAAAAGTGGAGGTCCTCGCCCACCATGCCCGTGATGTTCTGCGTCACCGTCTCGCCCGCGAGAACGCGACGGTCCGAATCCTCGACGGTATCCGCCTCCTCCGCGGTCGCCGGACCCCCACCGTTCTTTTGGAATACCTCATGCGTGGTCAGTCCGGCGATTTCCGCCTCCTTCCGCCCGAACACCCGTTCCATCGCCCGGTTGATTTTGCGGAAACGGAGGTCCTTGTCCTTGAGGAAAACGGAATCGGGAACGGAATCGAAAAGCGTTCGGAGGGTCTCCTCGCTCTCCCGGAGATCGGCCTCGGCGCGGCGGCAGGTCGTCACATCCCGGAAGGAAACGAAACGGGCCATCTCGCCGTAGTAATCGACGGCGCGTCCCGAAACCTCGCAGAAGCGTCGCTCGCCGTCGGGACGGACGATCCAGACCTCGTAGGGAGTCATGTCGGCGGCCTGGATTCTCTCCCGAGCGGTTTCGCCGGACTCGGGCGCCAGGAGATCGAGCAGGTTGCCGCCGATCAGATCGGCCCGGTCGCGGCCGAAGAGATCGGCGAACGTCTTGTTCACGAAGAGGAGATCGCCCCCCCTGTGGATGGCGATCCCTTCGAAGGCGAGGTCGGTGAGATGGCGGAGGCGTTCCTCGTTCGCCAAATGGGCTTCGCGCATCCGGCGTGACTCGGTGACGTCCCAGCCGGCGCCGGCGATTCCCGTGATCTTTCGCGCCTCGTCCCGCAGAGGGGACGCCACCACATCGAAGACCATCGGACGGCCGCTCAAGCGAACCTTCACTTCTTCATGCGCGGGGAGGCCGGTCTCCAGCACCCCTCTCTTGACGCCGGCGAGGCGGACCGCGTCCTCGGGAGGGAAGAAATCGGCGTCGGTCAGGCCGATCACGTCCGCCTCGACGAAGCCCTCCACCGGATTGCGGAGCCATGTGTAGCGGAGATCGTGATCCTGCACGAAGAGACGCGCGCCCGCCGCGCTAAGGCAGGCGTCGACGAGGGCGTCCTTGCGGTCCCTTTCGCCCAGTTCCGCCTCCAGCTCGCGAATGCGCCGAAGAAGCGCCTCCGTTTCGGCCGGAACCGCTCCGCCGCGGTCCTTCTCATGTGTCAAGAGGATCCCCCCGTTGCGGAGCGTCGCGCGAAGGAAGACGAACCTTTCGAGTTCGGACCGCTCCCCCGCTCTTGCCCCCTTCCATATATCGGCCGCGAAGAAATGATCCTTAATGAGAAAAAACAGCCTGGATTTCTCCTGGCCGACGCCGTTGCAAGGGGTTATGTTGGGTAGGCGGACGGAAAAGGGAGAGGGGACGATGACGAACCGTTCAAGGAACGATGAGTCCCACGCCGCCCTCTGGTGGCGCCCCGAGGGGGAGTGGATCCTCTGCGCCCTCTGTCCCCGCGGCTGCCGGATCGGCGAGGGGGATCGCGGTTTTTGCGCGGTTCGTCGGAATGAGAAGGGCCGCCTCCTCTCGGACGCCTACGGCCGTCCCACCGGGTTCGGCGTGGATCCCATCGAAAAGAAGCCTCTCTACCACTTCCTCCCCGGAAGCGCCGTCTTCTCCTTCGGCACGCTCGGGTGCAATCTGGGCTGCCGCTTCTGCCAGAACTGGGACATCAGCCGCTCGGAACGCCCCGACTCCGGATTGAGGGCGACCCCCGGGGAGATCACCGCCCTCGCCCGCCGGGAAGGTTGCGTTTCGATCGCCTACACCTACAACGAGCCGATCGTTTTCGGGGAGTTCGTGATCGACTGCGCCGCCGAGGCGCGGCGGGCGGGAATCCGGAACGTGCTCGTCACCAACGGATTCGTGGAGCCGGAAGCGCGCGCGGCGATCTTCCGGAACGCCGACGCCGCGAATGTGGACCTCAAGGCGTTCACCGACGAGTTCTACCGGGAACAGACGGGCGGCTGGATCGAACCGGTGTTGGAGACGCTCCTCTGGCTGCGCCGGGAGACCGAGGTCTGGCTCGAGGTCACCACGCTCCTCATCCCCGGCCTGAACGACGATCCCGGCGAGATCCGCCGGGAGTGCGCATGGATCGCCGAAAACCTGGGCGCCGACACCCCCCTTCACTTCTCCGCCTTCCACCCCGACTACCGGATGACCGACCGCCCCCGCACGGCGCCGGCCGGGCTTCGGGAGGCGCGGGAGATCGCCATCGCCGAGGGACTTC
The sequence above is a segment of the Candidatus Eisenbacteria bacterium genome. Coding sequences within it:
- a CDS encoding PAS domain S-box protein — translated: MTHEKDRGGAVPAETEALLRRIRELEAELGERDRKDALVDACLSAAGARLFVQDHDLRYTWLRNPVEGFVEADVIGLTDADFFPPEDAVRLAGVKRGVLETGLPAHEEVKVRLSGRPMVFDVVASPLRDEARKITGIAGAGWDVTESRRMREAHLANEERLRHLTDLAFEGIAIHRGGDLLFVNKTFADLFGRDRADLIGGNLLDLLAPESGETARERIQAADMTPYEVWIVRPDGERRFCEVSGRAVDYYGEMARFVSFRDVTTCRRAEADLRESEETLRTLFDSVPDSVFLKDKDLRFRKINRAMERVFGRKEAEIAGLTTHEVFQKNGGGPATAEEADTVEDSDRRVLAGETVTQNITGMVGEDLHFFHIVKAPIRNEAGDVAGICGISHDVTEEREANRILRETQERLSLALRGDRIGIWDWHLDTGEIVYTTVVAPGGDEPIREMRMRVAEWWERIHPEDRREVSLTVRDYLEGRNEVYVVEMRYRYGEGTYRWIRNQGEITERDETGRPIRMTGTHRDITIEKRSEEAILKSESRYRNLVDHSPIPILIHAEEKVVFVNPAAAKALGADPEELIGFSIWDMVAPSSWEVARKRVDQIYREGVEVPLLRVRFRHFDGTEFDADVAGTGIEFEGKRASQIVFLDVSERIRTENALRGSEEKYRLLVENVGAAIIVVDGDGKILFVNDVAAASFGMETDGLMGRRMEELFPPEVAQAQMSDVRAVIESGRELRKRHQSLINGEWRWFDSTVHPYRDARGRVTAALVIATDITDMRRNEEDRVRLSTAVESLGESVMITDPEGTIQYINHAFEMLSGYSREEAVGRHSRILKSGEQDEAFYRDLWGTITRGRVWRGRIVNRRKDGVLYHTDATISPIRDGEGGIINYVAVKRDVTREVEIQARIRQGQKMEAIGTLAGGIAHDFNNLLYAMLGFTEMALDETPGEGKVRVCLEQVREGGRRASDLVRQILAFSRKDDPDLRPLRIQPVIHEALKLLRGSTPPGVTIRERIDEKCMAVRTESTRIHQVVMNLCANSFHAMSGKDGTLTVELRETAVAAGEEGAAGLAPGRYARLTVRDTGRGMSEKTLRRVFEPYFTTKEVGEGTGLGLAAVHGIVHAHGGDIRLESKPGVGTTATVYLPVAGAGGEKKPRVAGKIDETPSHRIEGGRGERILYVDDDEPVCDLGKMMIEGLGYRIEAFTSGKGALERFRVEPGAFDLMITDWVMPEMSGLDLAREVTRIRPDLPVLLCTGKTVDLREGEGAAAGIRRLIKKPVEKKELAGAIREALDSNEKVEVGTGAANTGD
- the amrS gene encoding AmmeMemoRadiSam system radical SAM enzyme — encoded protein: MTNRSRNDESHAALWWRPEGEWILCALCPRGCRIGEGDRGFCAVRRNEKGRLLSDAYGRPTGFGVDPIEKKPLYHFLPGSAVFSFGTLGCNLGCRFCQNWDISRSERPDSGLRATPGEITALARREGCVSIAYTYNEPIVFGEFVIDCAAEARRAGIRNVLVTNGFVEPEARAAIFRNADAANVDLKAFTDEFYREQTGGWIEPVLETLLWLRRETEVWLEVTTLLIPGLNDDPGEIRRECAWIAENLGADTPLHFSAFHPDYRMTDRPRTAPAGLREAREIAIAEGLRFVYVGNILDREGSITSCPGCGATLIERDWHSVRANRLRGDACPDCGAAVPGVFE